A stretch of the Clostridiales bacterium genome encodes the following:
- a CDS encoding alpha-glucosidase/alpha-galactosidase, with product MQMTGAEKAKNLKIAYIGGGSRGWAWGFMKDLAMDGDMCGTIRLYDIDRSAAERNRIIGGKISAHPKAVSRWEYEVSDSLQEALTGVDFVVISILPATFEEMRSDVHLPERVGVYQPVGDTVGPGGFMRAMRTIPMYVEIAEAIRDYAPDAWVINYTNPMSLCVRTLYEVFPEVKAFGCCHEVFGTQKLLCSMLKTEEGIPDVTRQELYTTVTGINHFTWLTRASWRGTDLMPLYARFAEKYAETGYDEGGDTNWMNNHFRCAQRVKLDLFRKYGAIAAAGDRHLAEFTAPWYTRDPETVREWMFSLTPVDWRVQDLQNRLKKSDDLISGEAEIELTGSGEEGHLLLKALLGLGDLVSNVNVPNRGQIPNLPMGAVVETNALFGLNRIEPVCAGPVPAPILPLIARHVYNQENTLKTALHCDRKLGFTTFMNDPMMGFVTPRDGQSLFNDMLENQRAYLPEAWFA from the coding sequence ATGCAGATGACCGGAGCGGAAAAGGCAAAAAACCTGAAGATTGCCTATATCGGCGGCGGGTCCCGCGGATGGGCATGGGGATTCATGAAGGACCTGGCTATGGACGGAGATATGTGCGGCACGATCCGCCTGTATGATATTGACCGCAGCGCCGCGGAACGGAACCGGATCATCGGCGGAAAGATCAGCGCCCATCCGAAGGCGGTTTCCCGCTGGGAATACGAAGTCAGCGATTCCCTGCAGGAAGCACTGACCGGCGTGGATTTTGTGGTGATCTCGATCCTGCCCGCCACCTTTGAGGAAATGCGGTCAGACGTGCACCTGCCGGAGCGGGTGGGCGTCTACCAGCCGGTGGGCGATACGGTCGGCCCCGGCGGCTTTATGCGGGCGATGCGGACCATCCCGATGTATGTGGAGATTGCGGAAGCGATCCGGGATTATGCGCCGGATGCGTGGGTGATCAATTATACCAATCCGATGTCGCTGTGCGTGCGGACGCTGTATGAGGTGTTCCCGGAGGTCAAGGCGTTCGGCTGCTGCCATGAGGTATTCGGCACCCAGAAGCTGCTGTGCTCCATGCTGAAAACCGAAGAGGGGATTCCGGATGTTACCCGGCAGGAGCTGTATACGACCGTGACCGGAATCAACCACTTTACCTGGCTGACCCGCGCTTCCTGGCGCGGAACCGACCTGATGCCGCTGTATGCCCGGTTCGCGGAGAAGTATGCGGAAACCGGCTATGACGAGGGCGGGGACACGAACTGGATGAACAATCATTTCCGGTGCGCCCAGCGGGTGAAGCTGGACCTGTTCCGGAAATACGGCGCGATTGCCGCGGCGGGAGACCGCCACCTGGCCGAGTTTACGGCGCCCTGGTATACCCGGGACCCGGAAACCGTACGGGAATGGATGTTCAGCCTGACGCCGGTGGACTGGCGGGTCCAGGATCTGCAGAACCGGCTGAAGAAGTCCGATGACCTGATCAGCGGGGAGGCGGAAATTGAACTGACCGGTTCCGGTGAGGAAGGCCACCTGCTGCTGAAGGCCCTGCTGGGACTGGGCGACCTGGTATCCAACGTCAATGTGCCCAACCGGGGACAGATTCCCAACCTGCCGATGGGCGCTGTGGTGGAAACCAATGCCCTCTTCGGGCTGAACCGGATCGAACCGGTCTGTGCCGGACCGGTACCGGCCCCGATCCTGCCGCTGATTGCCCGGCATGTCTACAACCAGGAGAACACGCTGAAGACGGCGCTGCACTGCGACCGGAAGCTGGGCTTTACCACGTTTATGAATGATCCCATGATGGGCTTCGTCACGCCCCGTGACGGGCAGAGCCTGTTCAACGATATGCTGGAGAACCAGCGGGCGTACCTGCCGGAAGCCTGGTTCGCCTGA
- a CDS encoding prolipoprotein diacylglyceryl transferase, translated as MNSVIGYGITMAAGLLLSAVLYVLRARRKGLPLSRILAGIPAGILLAYLCAKLVFLAFFHVSVEDRGLGMLVRLVPGEFSFVSGCAGFCLGIALPFIRNRSRISEALDAWAVPGCLMAAFARFGEIFLDQSGLAELYDMGLPDIEEGSLLARFPFAVGDDFGMWYFAVSTLTAILFLVIALFARLRENRVRGIPEDAGMTFAFAAYLMGCVRFFLELPRIESLIFYFVHVEQVLAALVMLFLTVRICRRRKAQTGRFPRWPLVSFSLCIVVNGLTQFLRDKPSKFEPLMPEGVYWWICDRLSPFCYSVYLLTTLVLVVGYLVLDGRLCAGYRKNNLSGREETV; from the coding sequence GTGAATTCAGTCATCGGTTATGGAATCACCATGGCGGCAGGCCTGCTCCTGTCCGCCGTTCTTTACGTTCTCCGGGCGCGCCGGAAAGGGCTTCCGCTGTCCCGGATCCTGGCGGGGATCCCGGCCGGAATCCTCCTGGCGTATCTCTGCGCCAAACTGGTTTTCCTGGCCTTTTTCCATGTATCGGTGGAGGACCGGGGGCTCGGGATGCTGGTACGGCTGGTTCCCGGGGAATTCTCCTTTGTCAGCGGATGCGCCGGCTTCTGCCTCGGAATCGCCCTGCCCTTCATCCGGAACCGGAGCCGGATTTCCGAAGCGCTGGATGCCTGGGCTGTTCCCGGCTGCCTGATGGCCGCTTTCGCCCGGTTCGGGGAAATCTTCCTGGACCAGTCCGGCCTGGCGGAGCTGTACGATATGGGCCTTCCCGACATCGAAGAAGGGTCCCTGCTGGCCCGATTCCCCTTTGCGGTCGGGGATGACTTCGGCATGTGGTATTTCGCCGTCAGCACGCTGACCGCGATCCTTTTCCTGGTCATCGCGCTGTTTGCCCGGCTGCGGGAAAACCGCGTGCGCGGGATTCCGGAGGATGCCGGGATGACCTTTGCCTTTGCCGCGTACCTGATGGGCTGCGTCCGGTTCTTCCTGGAACTGCCCCGGATTGAAAGCCTGATCTTCTATTTTGTCCATGTGGAGCAGGTGCTGGCCGCCCTCGTCATGCTCTTCCTGACCGTCCGGATCTGCCGCCGGCGGAAAGCGCAGACCGGAAGGTTCCCCCGCTGGCCGCTGGTTTCCTTCTCCCTCTGCATCGTCGTCAACGGCCTCACCCAGTTCCTGCGGGACAAGCCTTCCAAATTCGAGCCCCTGATGCCGGAAGGCGTATACTGGTGGATCTGTGACCGCCTGTCGCCTTTCTGCTACTCCGTCTATCTGCTGACCACGCTGGTGCTGGTCGTCGGATACCTGGTACTGGACGGCCGGCTTTGTGCCGGATACCGGAAAAATAACCTGTCAGGCAGGGAGGAAACCGTATGA
- a CDS encoding phosphodiester glycosidase family protein, giving the protein MTLKRKWLWCCLVILLLFPAVVTADVAYEGKSYPEDAEYIDLGDLVVRDFDGLIGFLEQMPDLRRVDMWQTKMDREHCDLLASRFPDIQWGWTLVIKSPDHEHLIRTDYTSWSTLHNNASLQHSSADFEILKYCWNLLALDIGHNNVTSLDFLYSLPNLRVLIVACNHVTDITPVGSLKDLEYAELFKNDIQDLSPLSGLSHLLDLNICFNHVQDYTPIKSLAALKRLWMFASQKYNVKPDSAVVADLAAALPDTEIDYTHYSTTGTWRFISGERRHPHYDAIVRMFGEDSKHPHYEYVPFADSFPLENAEIGYSGAPAVPVPENPADAEAAAAADVRKEAEPLVLQQPQDFSDKGYLLPIDFSVGPAPKADGYTTPLSYEDSTISVQVTSANTGSCAYWYSDVKIRDASQLRTMSASRSGAFDSENAELRAETLFDRSSAVVMISGDFWGSAEKRGLGYIVRQGVLFRDSLDDGGRWDSRLMDVLVIDEDGDFHILDRPVKGSIGGTVGGKRILQAFSFGPALVENGQAFTAFEGEQKWIDMSANDRRQRMCICQTGPLSYRMVCCAGPFRGNSGMTLREFADLVASLGVETAYNLDGGDSTSLFFYKGRINNYGSTSQRKLRDIIYFASAEQ; this is encoded by the coding sequence GTGACATTGAAACGCAAATGGTTATGGTGCTGCCTCGTGATCCTGCTGCTTTTCCCTGCGGTCGTGACGGCAGATGTCGCCTACGAGGGGAAAAGCTATCCTGAAGACGCGGAATACATCGACCTGGGGGACCTGGTGGTCCGGGATTTTGACGGACTGATCGGTTTCCTGGAGCAGATGCCGGACCTGCGCCGGGTCGATATGTGGCAGACCAAAATGGACCGGGAGCACTGTGACTTGCTGGCCTCCCGCTTCCCGGATATCCAGTGGGGATGGACGCTGGTCATCAAAAGCCCCGACCATGAGCACCTGATCCGGACCGATTATACCTCCTGGTCCACGCTCCACAACAACGCCAGCCTCCAGCACAGCAGCGCGGACTTTGAAATCCTGAAGTACTGCTGGAACCTGCTGGCGCTCGATATCGGTCACAACAATGTCACCAGCCTGGATTTCCTTTACAGCCTGCCGAACCTTCGGGTGCTGATCGTTGCCTGCAACCATGTGACGGATATCACCCCGGTCGGGTCCCTGAAGGACCTGGAATACGCCGAACTGTTCAAGAACGACATCCAGGACCTGTCCCCGCTCTCCGGGCTGTCCCACCTGCTGGATCTGAACATCTGCTTCAACCATGTGCAGGATTACACCCCGATCAAATCCCTGGCCGCGCTGAAACGCCTGTGGATGTTTGCCAGCCAGAAATACAACGTGAAACCGGATTCTGCTGTGGTGGCAGACCTGGCCGCAGCGCTTCCGGATACGGAAATCGACTATACACATTACTCCACCACCGGAACCTGGCGCTTTATCTCCGGTGAACGCCGCCACCCCCACTACGATGCCATCGTCCGGATGTTCGGCGAAGACAGCAAGCATCCCCACTACGAATATGTCCCCTTTGCGGACAGCTTCCCGCTGGAAAATGCGGAGATCGGCTACAGCGGGGCGCCCGCTGTTCCGGTTCCGGAAAATCCCGCCGATGCGGAAGCCGCGGCCGCCGCGGATGTCCGGAAGGAAGCAGAACCGCTGGTACTTCAGCAGCCCCAGGATTTTTCGGACAAAGGATACCTGCTGCCCATTGATTTCTCCGTTGGTCCGGCGCCAAAGGCCGACGGCTATACCACGCCGCTTTCCTATGAGGATTCCACCATCTCCGTGCAGGTAACCTCTGCAAATACGGGTTCCTGCGCCTACTGGTACAGCGATGTGAAAATCCGGGATGCGTCCCAGCTCCGTACAATGTCCGCCAGCCGCTCCGGCGCGTTTGACAGCGAAAACGCCGAGCTGCGGGCGGAAACCCTGTTTGACCGTTCCTCCGCGGTCGTCATGATCAGCGGGGACTTCTGGGGAAGCGCCGAGAAGCGGGGCCTCGGGTACATCGTCCGCCAGGGAGTCCTGTTCAGGGACAGCCTGGATGACGGCGGCCGCTGGGACAGCCGGCTGATGGATGTCCTGGTGATTGACGAGGACGGGGATTTCCATATCCTGGACCGTCCGGTCAAAGGATCCATCGGCGGCACGGTGGGCGGAAAGCGGATCCTGCAGGCGTTCTCCTTCGGGCCCGCCCTCGTGGAAAACGGCCAGGCGTTCACCGCCTTCGAAGGCGAGCAGAAGTGGATTGACATGTCCGCCAACGACCGGCGCCAGCGGATGTGCATCTGCCAGACTGGGCCGCTGAGCTACCGGATGGTTTGCTGCGCCGGTCCTTTCCGCGGCAATTCCGGAATGACGCTGCGGGAGTTTGCCGACCTGGTCGCTTCCCTGGGTGTGGAAACCGCCTACAACCTGGACGGCGGCGATTCCACCTCCCTGTTCTTCTACAAGGGACGGATCAACAATTACGGCAGCACCTCCCAGCGAAAGCTGCGGGATATTATCTACTTCGCGTCAGCGGAACAGTAA
- a CDS encoding C40 family peptidase, with the protein MRRALMRAAVLLLCAILLPAAAVRAEQGLSALPMLDHAFSLLEEGNPFIARYNSATGASVRARMPLGVPYLWGGRTASHVFAKEPDYVVLPAWSSSPAYYRKGLNYLYGYDCYGYVAWVWQETFGYKMDTMDMMFWDRDHHVMDSALTPEADFAALKKALRPGDLMLVEHPGRHIGIYIGTLRMYGYTEEDVPELAELLDEPLIINSTVNAQISDRFADLIANGLPKYRGTTVTDGGVCVSLVCRDASAVPYTVHQQNQDTRYFMLPDGTWLPVFLWETVFRYCWYRPPVR; encoded by the coding sequence GTGCGCAGGGCCCTGATGCGGGCGGCAGTCCTGCTCCTGTGTGCCATACTGCTCCCCGCCGCAGCCGTGCGGGCGGAACAGGGGCTGTCCGCCCTTCCGATGCTGGATCATGCCTTCTCCCTGCTGGAGGAGGGGAACCCGTTCATTGCGCGGTACAACAGCGCCACCGGTGCGTCTGTCCGGGCCCGGATGCCCCTCGGCGTTCCCTATCTGTGGGGCGGCCGGACTGCCAGCCACGTTTTCGCCAAAGAGCCGGATTATGTCGTCCTGCCCGCCTGGTCCAGCAGCCCGGCCTATTACCGGAAGGGGCTGAACTACCTGTACGGCTATGACTGCTACGGCTATGTGGCCTGGGTATGGCAGGAAACCTTCGGGTATAAAATGGACACCATGGATATGATGTTCTGGGACCGGGATCACCATGTGATGGACAGTGCCTTGACGCCAGAGGCGGATTTCGCCGCCCTGAAGAAGGCGCTCCGCCCCGGGGACCTGATGCTGGTGGAGCACCCGGGACGCCATATCGGCATCTATATCGGTACGCTGCGCATGTATGGCTATACGGAGGAGGACGTTCCGGAACTGGCGGAGCTCCTGGATGAACCGCTGATCATCAACAGCACGGTCAACGCCCAGATTTCCGACCGCTTTGCGGACCTGATTGCCAACGGGCTTCCGAAATACCGGGGAACCACCGTGACGGATGGCGGCGTATGCGTCTCCCTGGTCTGCCGGGATGCGTCGGCGGTTCCGTATACCGTCCACCAGCAGAACCAGGATACCCGCTACTTCATGCTCCCGGACGGCACCTGGCTCCCGGTTTTCCTCTGGGAAACCGTGTTCCGGTACTGCTGGTACCGACCGCCGGTCCGGTAA
- a CDS encoding Hsp20/alpha crystallin family protein: MSILPAVFGENMMDVFNDFDRDFFRGFARPEHMLYGKNAQRMMKTDVKETDTGYELDIDLPGFKKEEIHLDLENGYLTISTEKALENKEEKKGRVIRQERYSGTMSRSFYVGEHVTEEDIKAKYENGVLSLSFPKKEAPKVPEKKTILIEG, encoded by the coding sequence ATGAGTATTCTGCCTGCTGTTTTCGGTGAAAATATGATGGATGTGTTCAACGACTTCGACCGTGATTTCTTCCGCGGCTTTGCCCGTCCGGAGCATATGCTCTACGGCAAGAACGCCCAGCGGATGATGAAGACGGATGTGAAGGAAACAGACACCGGCTATGAGCTGGACATCGACCTGCCTGGGTTCAAGAAGGAAGAAATCCACCTGGACCTGGAAAACGGCTACCTGACCATCTCCACGGAAAAGGCCCTGGAGAACAAGGAAGAGAAGAAGGGCCGGGTCATCCGCCAGGAGCGGTATTCCGGCACCATGTCCCGCAGCTTCTATGTGGGTGAGCATGTGACGGAAGAGGACATCAAAGCGAAGTACGAAAATGGCGTGCTGAGCCTGAGCTTCCCGAAGAAGGAAGCCCCGAAGGTTCCGGAAAAGAAGACCATCCTGATCGAAGGATAA
- the thrH gene encoding bifunctional phosphoserine phosphatase/homoserine phosphotransferase ThrH, protein MNIVCLDLEGVLVPEIWIAFSEASGIPELRRTTRDEPDYDKLMRWRLGILREHGLGLKDIQRTIATIDPMPGAKDFLDTLRSETQAIILSDTFTQFAAPLMEKLGRPTIFCNELEVGEDGMITGYRIRTAQSKLSTVKALQSIGFDTIAAGDSYNDLGMIQASKAGFLFRSTEQIKKDHPELPACETYADLLTLIRGAL, encoded by the coding sequence ATGAACATCGTATGCCTGGATCTGGAAGGGGTTCTGGTCCCCGAGATCTGGATCGCGTTTTCCGAAGCCAGCGGCATCCCCGAACTGCGCCGCACCACCCGGGACGAGCCGGATTACGACAAGCTGATGCGCTGGCGCCTCGGCATCCTGCGGGAGCACGGGCTGGGGCTGAAGGATATCCAGCGCACCATCGCGACCATCGATCCCATGCCCGGCGCGAAGGATTTCCTGGATACCCTGCGTTCCGAAACCCAGGCGATCATCCTGTCCGACACCTTCACCCAGTTTGCCGCCCCGCTGATGGAAAAACTCGGCCGGCCCACCATTTTCTGCAATGAGCTGGAAGTCGGGGAAGACGGCATGATCACCGGGTACCGCATCCGGACCGCGCAGAGCAAGCTCTCCACCGTGAAAGCGCTGCAGAGCATCGGCTTCGATACCATCGCGGCCGGGGACAGCTACAACGATCTGGGTATGATCCAGGCCAGCAAGGCCGGATTCCTTTTCCGCTCCACCGAGCAGATCAAGAAGGACCATCCGGAGCTTCCGGCCTGCGAAACCTACGCGGACCTGCTCACCCTGATCCGCGGCGCGCTGTAA
- a CDS encoding DUF1858 domain-containing protein, which produces MNETYVTGETLVGEVVSRYPEAIEILLSIGMHCLGCPASRNESLADACAVHGFNAEEIINAINEKIAENK; this is translated from the coding sequence ATGAACGAAACGTATGTTACCGGCGAAACGCTGGTTGGTGAAGTGGTCTCCCGGTATCCCGAAGCCATCGAAATCCTGCTGTCCATCGGCATGCACTGCCTGGGCTGCCCGGCTTCCCGGAATGAGTCACTGGCGGATGCCTGCGCGGTCCATGGCTTTAACGCGGAGGAAATCATCAACGCCATCAACGAGAAGATCGCGGAGAACAAGTAA
- a CDS encoding MBL fold metallo-hydrolase, with protein sequence MKIRKAILLLLILVLASGCLGTSGTAESVPDPERELLRLHQINIGSADAYLLTVGDLVILVDCGTNITVPISDNAGNPPLFGYLEASGIDHVDVHFVTHWHNDHCYNVDRLSALYGTEDTIVYGPSAEILKALSPLPFGTYRQLKDGDHLTVGPLDILCVSPPFKENLSGQSNSQSLNFIVTYYDIRIMFTGDFMDWSLLRRWGDTLADVDILSFPHHGINNPIAVTEQVYMLVNPHLILVPGGERGIVRNFALNKAYAQTDPVIYCTKDGNILVSTDGTGIWTATQVEPGTFPLGEPLPPRKNVR encoded by the coding sequence ATGAAAATCCGTAAAGCCATTCTCCTTCTTCTGATCCTTGTGCTGGCTTCCGGCTGCCTTGGCACGTCCGGAACGGCTGAATCCGTACCGGATCCGGAACGGGAACTGCTGCGCCTGCACCAGATCAATATCGGCAGTGCCGACGCCTACCTGCTGACCGTCGGAGACCTGGTCATCCTCGTGGACTGCGGCACCAACATCACGGTGCCGATTTCCGACAATGCGGGCAATCCCCCGCTGTTCGGCTATCTCGAGGCGTCAGGAATCGACCATGTGGATGTTCATTTTGTCACCCATTGGCACAATGACCACTGCTATAATGTGGACCGGCTGTCCGCACTGTACGGGACAGAGGACACCATTGTCTACGGTCCGTCCGCGGAGATCCTGAAAGCCCTCAGCCCCCTTCCTTTTGGTACCTACCGGCAGCTGAAGGACGGGGACCATCTGACGGTCGGCCCGCTGGATATCCTGTGTGTCAGCCCGCCTTTCAAAGAGAACCTGTCCGGGCAGAGCAACTCCCAGTCCCTGAATTTTATCGTCACCTATTACGATATCCGGATCATGTTCACCGGGGACTTCATGGACTGGTCGCTCCTCCGCCGCTGGGGAGACACCCTGGCGGATGTCGATATCCTGTCCTTCCCGCATCACGGAATCAACAACCCGATTGCCGTAACGGAACAGGTATATATGCTCGTCAATCCCCATCTGATCCTGGTGCCGGGCGGGGAACGCGGAATCGTCCGCAATTTTGCGCTGAACAAAGCTTACGCGCAGACCGATCCGGTGATTTACTGCACCAAGGACGGGAATATCCTCGTCAGCACCGACGGAACCGGCATCTGGACTGCCACGCAGGTGGAACCCGGAACCTTCCCGCTCGGGGAACCGCTTCCGCCCCGGAAAAACGTCCGGTAA
- a CDS encoding CapA family protein — protein sequence MKQRLAQLLSVLFLVSVFSGMPAGASADRSVLLTFTGDCTLGSEEAKRVNDNSFDSVVGREGLSYPFEKVRFLFEADDLTVVNLEGVLSDSASGENTAKTYRFRGPAEFVKILSGASVEAAGLANNHTGDYGTRGLEDTQRILSEGGIAWFRARTPYLLEKDGIRVAFYAVNSFQEPTFQNDLNWLRNEIRRVKQDGEADAVIVLFHSGSEYDACHTVTQEKIGKSFIDNGADLIIMHHPHVVQGAAVYENRTMLYSLGNFVFGGNSEIRTKPYHTWEVSSLYSLIARVRLDFSDDGVFLGQAVDLIPAYTSSDAPHNNFQPVPVCGEDAEPVYRAVQYDTAFPLPELTEEDGYSVIRLPYLDAGSPVPSRDAN from the coding sequence ATGAAGCAACGGCTCGCGCAACTGCTGTCTGTCCTGTTCCTTGTTTCGGTGTTTTCCGGAATGCCGGCCGGGGCGTCTGCGGACCGGTCCGTCCTCCTGACGTTCACCGGGGACTGTACCCTGGGCAGTGAGGAAGCGAAGCGGGTCAATGATAATTCCTTCGATTCGGTGGTCGGGCGGGAAGGTCTCTCCTACCCCTTTGAAAAAGTCCGTTTCCTGTTTGAGGCGGATGACCTGACCGTCGTCAACCTGGAGGGGGTCCTGTCGGATTCCGCCTCCGGGGAAAATACCGCGAAAACCTATCGTTTCCGCGGCCCGGCAGAATTTGTAAAAATCCTGTCCGGCGCCTCCGTGGAGGCCGCCGGGCTGGCCAACAACCACACCGGGGACTATGGAACCCGCGGCCTGGAGGATACGCAGCGCATCCTGTCCGAAGGCGGGATTGCCTGGTTCCGGGCGCGAACCCCGTACCTCCTGGAAAAGGACGGAATCCGGGTTGCCTTCTATGCGGTCAACAGCTTCCAGGAACCGACGTTCCAGAATGACCTGAACTGGCTGCGGAACGAGATCCGGCGCGTGAAGCAGGACGGGGAGGCCGATGCCGTCATCGTGCTGTTCCACAGCGGTTCCGAGTATGACGCCTGCCATACAGTCACGCAGGAAAAAATCGGAAAATCCTTCATCGACAACGGAGCAGACCTGATTATCATGCATCACCCCCATGTGGTGCAGGGCGCTGCGGTTTATGAAAACCGCACCATGCTCTACTCCCTCGGGAACTTCGTGTTCGGCGGCAACAGCGAGATCCGTACCAAGCCCTACCACACCTGGGAGGTTTCCTCCCTGTACTCGCTGATTGCGCGGGTCCGCCTGGACTTTTCCGATGACGGGGTCTTCCTGGGGCAGGCAGTTGATTTGATTCCTGCGTATACCAGCAGTGACGCGCCCCACAACAATTTCCAGCCTGTTCCGGTCTGCGGGGAAGACGCGGAGCCGGTATACCGCGCGGTGCAGTACGACACCGCCTTCCCGCTCCCGGAGCTTACGGAGGAGGATGGATACAGCGTGATCCGCCTCCCTTACCTGGATGCCGGATCACCTGTCCCGTCCCGGGACGCCAATTGA